In Amycolatopsis coloradensis, one genomic interval encodes:
- a CDS encoding allophanate hydrolase-related protein encodes MVLMFLNGGGMRGGPLHEQLQGAPLCCVARSAPKYHYFSVGDRFPAMREGGSASVVGEVYDLPLTVLRDHLVPAEPPELELGVIELEDGAACLATVLRLSYVDSPELTDISSVGDWRAYLASR; translated from the coding sequence GTGGTTCTGATGTTCCTCAACGGCGGCGGGATGCGCGGCGGACCGCTGCACGAACAGTTGCAGGGCGCGCCCTTGTGCTGCGTGGCCCGATCCGCGCCCAAGTACCACTACTTCTCCGTGGGCGACCGGTTCCCGGCGATGCGCGAAGGCGGCTCCGCGTCCGTCGTGGGCGAGGTCTACGACCTGCCGCTCACGGTACTGCGGGACCACCTCGTCCCCGCCGAACCGCCGGAACTGGAGCTGGGCGTCATCGAACTGGAGGACGGCGCCGCCTGCCTCGCCACCGTCCTCCGTTTGTCCTATGTGGACTCTCCGGAGCTGACCGACATCTCCTCCGTCGGCGATTGGCGTGCCTACCTCGCGTCCCGCTAG
- a CDS encoding TetR/AcrR family transcriptional regulator, whose translation MNAGAELLRRNGYTGTGVKQIVEAANAPFGSLYHFFPGGKEQLGEEVIRTSGMMYLALFEIFFADEPDLLHGIEACFASAAETLKATDYADACPIATVALEVASTNEKLRIATADVFTAWIETGSEKLGKYGLAPEAARRLTIALVNSLEGAFVLSRSLRNTEALEVAGASSVAFARTLLPAA comes from the coding sequence CACCGGCACCGGGGTGAAGCAGATCGTCGAGGCGGCGAACGCGCCGTTCGGCTCGCTGTACCACTTCTTCCCCGGCGGCAAGGAACAGCTCGGCGAGGAGGTCATCCGCACCTCGGGGATGATGTACCTCGCGTTGTTCGAGATCTTCTTCGCCGACGAGCCGGACCTGCTCCACGGTATCGAGGCGTGCTTCGCCAGCGCCGCCGAGACGCTGAAGGCGACCGACTACGCCGACGCGTGCCCCATCGCCACGGTCGCGCTGGAGGTCGCCAGCACCAATGAGAAGCTGCGGATCGCGACCGCCGACGTGTTCACGGCGTGGATCGAGACCGGCTCCGAGAAGCTGGGCAAGTACGGCCTCGCCCCCGAGGCCGCGCGGCGTCTCACGATCGCTTTGGTGAACAGTCTCGAAGGAGCGTTCGTGTTGAGCCGTTCGCTGCGTAACACCGAAGCGCTCGAGGTCGCGGGGGCCTCGTCGGTGGCTTTCGCGCGCACATTGCTCCCTGCTGCGTGA